A part of Girardinichthys multiradiatus isolate DD_20200921_A chromosome 12, DD_fGirMul_XY1, whole genome shotgun sequence genomic DNA contains:
- the si:dkey-98f17.5 gene encoding uncharacterized protein si:dkey-98f17.5 has product MLGRKPRSVANPLESAITTPSERILKECHSLYVDDENGLVKIASSLDVRLLPPRKKIIVMIMGNHSAGKSSFINWYVEEHIQKTGVAIETQGFTFITSGRKRESLTGNATLHLYPHFRPFLQFKGLMDYLSAEISTSKQKKFSLVTFVDTPGLVDGDMIYPFDVNSAITWLGEQADLIFVFFDPMGQALCKRTLNIVEKLSEKCGDKLLFYLSKADEAGKETDRQRVMMQIVQELCRRPGLNKCGFEMPTIYIPNPQRPSRCVNQIDSVCQTIEKTINQAVQKTLDQLEKDSDLICSTISNKLEQDRADVAYNRSVRLHSVLCGALGVFLPFLFILSFIVSTFSKEQLDELLGEGPTQTVMVFTEIVIYLWEWIPEDKQVVFVISFGAFCYLLLFLAKYFAGRRNKTLTKKEKRKMMEYSDYIHDIVKTKKARLYEWYLQQCAAEQDL; this is encoded by the exons ATGTTGGGCAGAAAGCCCCGGTCTGTGGCGAACCCCCTGGAGTCTGCGATCACCACACCGAGTGAGAGGATCCTGAAGGAGTGTCACAGTCTGTATGTAGACGACGAAAACG GTCTGGTGAAAATTGCCAGCAGCCTTGACGTCCGGCTTCTGCCTCCAAGAAAGAAGATCATTGTGATGATCATGGGGAACCACTCTGCTGGAAAAAGCTCCTTCATCAACTG GTACGTCGAAGAGCACATTCAGAAAACCGGCGTGGCCATTGAAACTCAGGGCTTTACCTTCATCACAAGCGGTCGCAAGAGAGAGTCATTGACG GGAAATGCAACATTACATCTTTATCCTCACTTTCGACCTTTCCTTCAGTTTAAAG GTCTGATGGACTATCTGTCTGCTGAGATCTCCACCTCAAAGCAGAAGAAATTCAGCCTAGTGACATTCGTGGACACTCCTGGTTTGGTAGACGGGGACATGATCTACCCTTTTGATGTCAACAGCGCCATCACCTGGTTAG GAGAGCAGGCGGACCTGATATTCGTCTTCTTTGACCCGATGGGTCAGGCGCTGTGCAAACGGACGCTCAACATCGTGGAGAAGCTGAGTGAAAAATGCGGAGACAAGCTGTTGTTTTATCTCAGCAAAGCAGATGAGGCTGGGAAGGAAACGGACAGACAG AGAGTAATGATGCAGATTGTCCAGGAGCTGTGCCGCCGTCCAGGCCTCAACAAATGTGGTTTTGAGATGCCGACAATATACATCCCCAACCCACAGAGG CCGAGCAGGTGTGTGAACCAGATTGACAGCGTTTGCCAAACGATTGAGAAGACCATCAACCAGGCTGTTCAGAAGACTTTGGATCAGCTGGAGAAAGACTCTGACCTCATTTGTTCAACCATCAGCAACAAACTTGAGCAGGACAG GGCCGACGTGGCTTACAACAGAAGTGTCCGTCTTCACTCAGTACTTTGTGGGGCTTTGGGCGTTTTCCTTCCTTTCCTCTTCATTCTTAGTTTTATTGTAAGCACATTCTCCAAGGAGCAGCTCGACGAGCTGTTGGGTGAAGGTCCGACTCAGACTGTTATGGTCTTCACA GAGATAGTGATATATTTATGGGAGTGGATACCAGAAGACAAACAAGTAGTTTTTGTCATCTCTTTTGGGGCTTTTTGCTACCTCCTGCTATTCCTGGCAAAATATTTTGCAGG CCGAAGGAACAAGACTCTGACGAAGAAGGAGAAGAGGAAGATGATGGAGTACAGTGATTATATCCATGATATTGTCAAAACTAAAAAG GCCAGACTGTACGAGTGGTACCTGCAGCAATGCGCAGCAGAACAGGACCTCTGA
- the LOC124878568 gene encoding apoptosis-inducing factor 3 isoform X2, with amino-acid sequence MAKPAPLLTADQMGPWHTALMKTPCCYRSTTTAATLWKPPCVTSKTWKMDTSISLYLEPPFASTTASLSRMREVDLGCGRALLIKQHGEFSAMAHKCPHYGAPLVKGVLSKGHVRCPWHGACFSTVTGDIEDFPGLDSLPTFQVRVEKDKVIIRANKQALQSQKRSKPMSRCSAVINSNTGFSHVLIIGSGPAGLVCAETLRQEGFTDRIVMCTMDRHPPYDRPKLSKSLESTAEQLRLRSMEFLQDHDIELLKEKEVVAVDVKTRSVTFEDGLRMEYRKLFIASGSKPKPMNYKGRDVRNVFHLRTPEDANSIARLANNKNAVIVGTSFVGMEVAAALTDKAHSVSVIGIEPVPFKKALGEKVGKVIMKLFETHRVKFYMLNEVSEMIGQHGQLKEVVLKSGKVLRADVCVIGAGSVPATGFLKQSGIHLDSRGFITVNKMMQTNVEEVFAGGDVVTFPFPPRNNKKVNIPHWQMAHVQGRVAALSMMGRPFEFKTVPYFWSAMFGKTIRYAGYGDGFDDVIIQGDLDELRFVAFYTRSEEVVAVASMNYDPIVSRVAEVLGSGKTIKKRDVETGDISWLIDKGSH; translated from the exons CCTCCATCAGTCTTTACTTAGAGCCACCCTTTGCTTCAACTACAGCAAGTCTTTCCAG AATGCGAGAGGTTGATTTGGGATGTGGCAGAGCTTTGCTGATCAAGCAACACGGGGAGTTTTCTGCCATGGCCCACAAGTGTCCGCACTATGGAGCACCGCTGGTCAAAG GTGTGCTATCCAAAGGACATGTGCGTTGTCCTTGGCACGGTGCCTGTTTCAGCACAGTAACAGGAGACATTGAGGACTTCCCAGGTCTGGACAGTCTGCCAACCTTCCAG GTCAGAGTTGAAAAGGACAAGGTGATTATTCGTGCAAACAAGCAG GCTCTTCAGTCACAAAAAAGATCAAAACCCATGTCCCGATGTTCGGCCGTCATCAACTCCAACACAGGCTTCAGCCATGTTCTCATCATTGGCTCAG GTCCAGCAGGTCTGGTGTGTGCAGAGACACTGAGGCAAGAAGGCTTCACAGATCGCATTGTCATGTGCACCATGGACAGACATCCTCCGTATGACAGGCCTAAACTGAGTAAG TCTTTAGAAAGCACAGCAGAGCAGCTGAGGTTACGCTCCATGGAGTTCCTACAGGACCATGACATTGAGCTGCTTAAAGAAAAAGAG GTTGTAGCAGTAGATGTAAAGACTCGATCTGTGACGTTTGAAGATGGCTTGAGGATGGAGTACAGGAAACTCTTTATTGCTTCAGGAAGcaa ACCAAAACCCATGAACTACAAAGGCAGAGACGTCAGGAATGTTTTCCATCTCCGGACGCCTGAGGATGCTAACAGCATAGCGAGGCTTGCCAACAACAAGAACGCTGTGATTGTGGGAACATCTTTTGTTG GTATGGAGGTGGCTGCAGCGCTAACTGACAAGGCCCACTCAGTGTCTGTCATCGGGATCGAGCCTGTCCCCTTCAAGAAAGCTCTTGGGGAAAAAGTTGGGAAAGTCATAATGAAG CTTTTTGAGACCCACAGGGTGAAGTTCTACATGCTGAACGAGGTGTCAGAGATGATTGGTCAACATGGACAG CTGAAAGAAGTTGTCCTGAAGAGTGGGAAAGTCCTGCGGGCAGACGTGTGCGTCATCGGAGCAG gaagTGTTCCTGCAACAGGATTTTTGAAACAGAGCGGCATCCACTTGGACTCAAGGGGCTTCATTACTGTGAACAAG ATGATGCAGACAAACGTTGAGGAGGTGTTTGCTGGAGGAGACGTGGTCACGTTTCCTTTCCCACCTCGCAACAACAAGAAGGTGAACATCCCTCACTGGCAGATGGCTCATGTACAAG GCAGGGTGGCAGCTCTCAGCATGATGGGCAGACCCTTTGAGTTTAAAACTGTGCCTTACTTCTGGTCGGCCATGTTTGGGAAGACCATTCGCTATGCAG GTTATGGTGATGGatttgatgatgtcatcatacAAGGAGATCTGGATGAGCTGcgatttgttgctttttatacGAG GAGTGAGGAGGTGGTTGCTGTCGCCAGCATGAACTATGACCCCATCGTATCCCGAGTGGCAGAGGTCTTAGGATCCGGAAAGACAATTAAAAAACGAGATGTGGA GACTGGAGACATCTCTTGGTTGATTGACAAAGGCTCTCACTGA